The following coding sequences lie in one Thermomicrobium sp. 4228-Ro genomic window:
- a CDS encoding phage portal protein: MELATRLEPTAADRARWARYRDYLAFWDGRQWDARPRPGETRLTLNYARALVRKVTSVLFSRPVRYSVPDSPAAERALAQLATEDDWHGLDYAAALDTAVLGDAAFKVTWDAARRRPRLTTVDPAQLVVAARPDDPRELVALAHEYPLAAGAVEQVYGVALPGLGPDGRVTVREEWTDATYRLVVAGETLHAGENPYGWIPYVLVPNTPSPGGVWGESDLADLLDVCRELNRRLTVLSRILQVSGNPIVVLENVTASEGIRAEEGAVWELPEGSRAYLLDMLSGGGVALHLEYVRLLFQVLHDLAEVPRAAFGDQGRDLSGAALELELQPLVHKVERKRRSWERALRQRAWRVLDLLERFGGADFGGARGVEVVWGPVLPVDEERAARVQVALVGAGIRSRLTAARELGALDPEAELARVAAEQAALAAPERP; this comes from the coding sequence GTGGAGCTGGCGACGCGACTCGAGCCGACCGCTGCCGACCGCGCCCGCTGGGCGCGCTACCGCGACTACCTGGCCTTCTGGGACGGCCGCCAGTGGGACGCGCGCCCCCGGCCGGGCGAGACGCGCCTCACCCTCAACTACGCCCGCGCCCTGGTGCGCAAGGTCACCAGCGTCCTCTTCTCCCGCCCGGTGCGCTACAGCGTGCCGGACTCGCCGGCCGCCGAGCGGGCGCTGGCCCAGCTGGCGACCGAGGACGACTGGCACGGGCTGGACTACGCCGCCGCCCTCGACACCGCGGTGCTGGGCGACGCCGCCTTCAAGGTGACCTGGGACGCCGCCCGCCGGCGCCCCCGCCTGACCACGGTCGACCCGGCCCAGCTGGTGGTGGCGGCGCGCCCCGACGACCCGCGCGAGCTGGTGGCCCTGGCCCACGAGTACCCGCTGGCCGCCGGGGCGGTCGAGCAGGTCTACGGCGTGGCGCTGCCGGGGCTCGGCCCCGACGGTCGGGTGACGGTGCGCGAGGAGTGGACGGACGCCACCTACCGGCTGGTGGTGGCGGGGGAGACGCTCCACGCGGGGGAGAACCCCTACGGCTGGATCCCCTACGTCCTGGTGCCGAACACCCCGTCGCCCGGCGGGGTGTGGGGCGAGAGCGACCTGGCCGACCTCCTGGACGTCTGCCGCGAGCTGAACCGGCGGCTGACGGTGCTCTCGCGCATCCTGCAGGTCTCCGGCAACCCGATCGTGGTCTTGGAGAACGTGACGGCCAGCGAGGGGATCCGGGCCGAGGAGGGGGCGGTCTGGGAGCTGCCGGAGGGGAGCCGGGCCTACCTCCTGGACATGCTGAGCGGGGGCGGCGTGGCGCTGCACCTGGAGTACGTGCGGCTGCTCTTCCAGGTGCTGCACGACCTGGCCGAGGTGCCGCGGGCCGCCTTCGGCGACCAGGGGCGCGACCTCTCCGGCGCGGCGCTCGAGCTGGAGCTGCAGCCGCTGGTGCACAAGGTGGAGCGCAAGCGGCGCAGCTGGGAGCGGGCGCTCCGGCAGCGCGCCTGGCGGGTGCTCGACCTCCTGGAGCGGTTCGGCGGGGCCGATTTCGGCGGGGCGCGCGGCGTGGAGGTGGTGTGGGGGCCGGTGCTGCCGGTCGACGAGGAGCGGGCGGCCCGGGTGCAGGTGGCGCTGGTCGGCGCCGGGATCCGCTCGCGCCTGACGGCGGCGCGCGAGCTGGGGGCGCTCGACCCCGAGGCGGAGCTGGCGCGGGTGGCGGCCGAGCAGGCGGCCCTGGCCGCGCCCGAACGTCCGTAG
- a CDS encoding choice-of-anchor Q domain-containing protein produces the protein MVALALVVSGLAGLAVTPASAASTITVGPDVRNGYDTNDGCSLEEAFVLILVLQVGGSETNDCGSTSSLSWPVTVSLAPNYTYTISDVDELPWSRTDTAFPELSGSSTDVTIQGNGATIERASSATDDFRFFYVSNGARLALSGLTLVNGDVRLELTSRGGAIYADDARLSIASSTFSDNFADEGGAVYTEFGTQLSIANSTFSNNYAGEGGAVYAGSGTQLSIANSTFSRNVANNGGWGGAIYTYGQLSIVDSTFADNWADEGGAIYVSASAPQVTISGSTFTGNTALEGGAVYAASDFSVTNTTFSGNSTTSPDSGSAIYLANNATADLAFVTFADHTGSATLAVGYSEAGTFRLKNVVLADPDVDECENDPALTVQTAGVVLADDSSCSGATVVPTLRSTLGPLASNGGPTQTHALLPSSPAIGAVPSGACTDWDGNAVTSDQRGQPRPNPSGSPCDAGAYESDLGPPSGGIDLLVTGLTVRKQGRLTCATATVKNQGSAPAPSTSLRLALSFTASGGTPVATSSVPALGPGSTATLTRCLSLPNDTRQWLVATVDPSNTVAETDETNNTRAVRFRFR, from the coding sequence TTGGTCGCGCTCGCGCTCGTGGTGAGCGGCCTGGCCGGGCTCGCCGTCACCCCAGCCAGCGCGGCGTCGACGATCACCGTCGGACCGGATGTCCGGAACGGGTACGACACGAACGATGGCTGCTCGCTCGAGGAGGCGTTCGTCCTGATCCTCGTCCTCCAGGTAGGTGGTTCGGAGACGAACGATTGCGGGAGCACGAGCAGTCTTTCCTGGCCGGTCACGGTCTCGCTCGCGCCGAATTACACCTATACGATTAGCGACGTGGACGAGCTCCCCTGGAGCCGGACCGACACTGCGTTCCCCGAGTTGAGCGGGAGTTCGACCGACGTCACCATCCAGGGCAATGGGGCGACGATCGAACGGGCGTCCTCGGCCACGGACGACTTCCGCTTCTTCTACGTGTCGAACGGCGCGCGGCTCGCGCTGAGCGGCCTCACCCTGGTGAACGGTGACGTGCGCTTAGAGCTAACGTCGCGCGGTGGGGCTATCTACGCGGACGATGCCCGACTCTCGATCGCGAGCAGCACGTTCAGCGACAACTTCGCCGACGAGGGCGGGGCGGTCTACACCGAGTTCGGCACCCAACTCTCGATCGCCAACAGCACGTTCAGCAACAACTACGCCGGCGAGGGCGGGGCGGTCTACGCCGGGTCCGGCACCCAACTCTCGATCGCCAACAGCACGTTCAGCCGGAACGTTGCGAACAACGGGGGCTGGGGTGGAGCGATCTACACCTACGGGCAGCTGTCCATCGTGGACAGCACCTTTGCCGACAACTGGGCCGACGAGGGCGGTGCGATCTACGTCAGCGCTTCCGCCCCGCAGGTCACGATTTCCGGGAGCACCTTCACCGGCAACACTGCCCTCGAGGGCGGGGCCGTCTACGCGGCGAGCGACTTCTCTGTCACCAACACGACCTTCAGCGGGAACAGCACGACGAGTCCGGACAGCGGCAGCGCCATCTATCTGGCCAACAACGCGACCGCTGACCTCGCCTTCGTCACCTTCGCCGACCACACCGGTTCTGCAACGCTCGCGGTCGGGTACAGTGAAGCCGGTACGTTCCGCCTCAAGAACGTCGTCCTGGCCGACCCGGACGTGGACGAATGCGAGAACGACCCCGCTCTCACCGTCCAGACCGCCGGTGTCGTCCTGGCCGACGACAGCTCCTGCTCCGGCGCGACGGTCGTCCCCACCCTCCGCTCGACGCTCGGGCCGCTCGCCAGTAACGGCGGGCCGACACAGACGCACGCGCTCCTTCCTTCCTCCCCGGCCATCGGTGCCGTCCCGAGCGGTGCCTGCACCGACTGGGACGGCAACGCCGTCACGAGCGACCAGCGCGGCCAGCCGCGCCCCAACCCCAGCGGTTCCCCCTGCGACGCCGGCGCCTACGAGAGCGACCTGGGCCCGCCGAGCGGCGGCATCGACCTCCTGGTGACCGGCCTCACTGTCCGCAAGCAAGGACGCCTCACCTGCGCGACGGCCACCGTCAAGAACCAGGGGAGCGCCCCCGCGCCCAGCACCAGCCTCCGCCTGGCCCTCTCCTTCACCGCGAGCGGCGGCACCCCGGTGGCCACCAGCAGCGTCCCCGCCCTCGGCCCGGGCAGCACGGCGACGCTCACCCGCTGCCTGAGCCTGCCCAACGACACCCGCCAGTGGCTGGTCGCCACCGTCGATCCCTCCAACACGGTCGCCGAGACGGACGAGACGAACAATACCCGCGCTGTCCGCTTCCGCTTCCGCTGA